Proteins found in one Abyssibius alkaniclasticus genomic segment:
- the rpmC gene encoding 50S ribosomal protein L29: MKAAELRDKTPDQLREQLETLKKESFNLRFQKATGQMENTARVKTVRRDAARVKTVLNEKAAAAAAE, translated from the coding sequence ATGAAAGCCGCCGAACTGCGCGACAAAACACCGGACCAACTGCGCGAGCAGCTTGAGACGCTGAAAAAAGAGTCGTTTAACCTGCGCTTCCAGAAGGCCACCGGCCAGATGGAAAACACAGCACGCGTGAAAACCGTGCGCCGTGACGCTGCGCGCGTCAAAACCGTTTTGAACGAAAAAGCCGCTGCTGCGGCTGCTGAATAG
- the rpsQ gene encoding 30S ribosomal protein S17, protein MPRRILQGTVTSDKSEQTITVLVESRFTHPLFKKVVRKSKKYHAHDPKNEFKIGDQVRIRECAPISKTKRWEVFAE, encoded by the coding sequence ATGCCGCGTCGTATCCTTCAGGGCACAGTGACCAGCGATAAATCCGAGCAGACCATCACGGTTCTGGTCGAAAGCCGCTTCACCCACCCGCTATTCAAGAAAGTTGTGCGCAAGTCGAAAAAATATCATGCGCATGATCCGAAGAACGAATTCAAGATTGGCGATCAGGTTCGCATCCGCGAATGCGCGCCGATTTCGAAGACGAAACGTTGGGAAGTTTTCGCCGAGTAA
- the rplN gene encoding 50S ribosomal protein L14 yields MIQMQTNLDVADNSGARRVQCIKVLGGSHRRYASVGDIIVVSVKEAIPRGKVKKGDVRKAVVVRTAKEVRREDGTSIRFDGNAAVILNNQGEPVGTRIFGPVVRELRAKNFMKIISLAPEVL; encoded by the coding sequence ATGATCCAGATGCAGACCAATCTGGATGTGGCTGACAATAGCGGCGCGCGCCGTGTTCAGTGCATCAAGGTTTTGGGCGGTTCACACCGTCGGTATGCCTCCGTGGGCGACATCATTGTGGTGTCGGTCAAGGAAGCCATTCCGCGCGGCAAGGTGAAGAAGGGCGACGTGCGTAAAGCCGTTGTTGTTCGCACCGCCAAGGAAGTCCGTCGTGAAGACGGCACCTCCATTCGTTTTGATGGCAATGCCGCCGTCATCCTGAACAATCAGGGTGAGCCGGTTGGCACACGTATTTTCGGGCCGGTTGTGCGCGAATTGCGGGCCAAAAACTTCATGAAAATCATCTCGCTTGCGCCGGAGGTGCTGTAA
- the rplX gene encoding 50S ribosomal protein L24, whose amino-acid sequence MAAKLRKGDKVVVLAGKDKGREGEIAAVMPKDGKAIVTGINEVVRHTKQSQTSQGGRLRKEAPIDLSNIALIDPKDGGPTRVGFRMEGDKKVRFAKKSGEVING is encoded by the coding sequence ATGGCTGCCAAACTCCGCAAAGGTGACAAGGTTGTTGTGCTTGCAGGCAAGGACAAGGGCCGTGAGGGTGAGATCGCCGCTGTGATGCCCAAAGATGGCAAGGCCATCGTGACCGGCATCAACGAAGTTGTGCGCCACACCAAACAAAGCCAGACAAGCCAGGGCGGTCGCCTTCGTAAAGAAGCGCCGATCGACTTGTCCAATATCGCGCTGATCGACCCCAAAGACGGTGGCCCGACCCGCGTAGGTTTCCGTATGGAAGGCGACAAGAAAGTGCGCTTTGCCAAGAAATCGGGGGAAGTGATCAATGGCTGA
- the rplE gene encoding 50S ribosomal protein L5 → MADYTPRLKAHYMKTVRAALKEEFGYKNDMQIPRLEKIVLNMGVGAAVADSKKIRAAEADMMAIAGQKPVVTKARKSIAGFKVREDMPLGVKVTLRGARMYEFLDRLINIAMPRIRDFRGVKGNAFDGRGNYAMGLKEHLVFPEIDFDKVEDMRGMDIVMATTAKTDAEAKALLKQFNMPFIN, encoded by the coding sequence ATGGCTGATTACACACCACGTCTTAAAGCGCATTACATGAAAACGGTGCGCGCCGCTCTGAAAGAAGAGTTCGGCTACAAGAACGATATGCAGATTCCGCGCCTTGAAAAGATCGTCCTGAATATGGGCGTTGGCGCGGCTGTTGCCGACAGCAAGAAAATTCGTGCGGCTGAAGCCGACATGATGGCCATTGCCGGCCAGAAGCCGGTTGTGACCAAGGCCCGCAAGTCGATCGCCGGGTTCAAGGTGCGTGAAGATATGCCCCTGGGTGTCAAGGTGACCCTGCGCGGTGCGCGCATGTATGAATTCCTCGACCGTCTGATCAACATCGCCATGCCGCGTATTCGCGACTTTCGCGGTGTAAAGGGCAATGCTTTTGATGGCCGCGGCAACTATGCAATGGGTCTGAAAGAGCATCTCGTCTTCCCCGAAATCGACTTTGACAAAGTTGAAGACATGCGCGGGATGGATATTGTCATGGCGACGACCGCCAAGACAGACGCCGAAGCAAAAGCCCTGTTGAAGCAATTCAACATGCCTTTCATCAACTGA
- the rpsN gene encoding 30S ribosomal protein S14, which produces MAKVSMINREKRRQALVEKYAAKRAELKAIAANQDLPMEERFKARLKLADLPRNSSATRLHNRCQVSGRPKAYYRKLKMSRIALRDLASRGEIPGMVKSSW; this is translated from the coding sequence ATGGCAAAAGTATCTATGATCAATCGCGAAAAGCGTCGTCAGGCTTTGGTGGAAAAATATGCCGCCAAGCGTGCCGAGTTGAAAGCGATTGCTGCAAACCAGGACCTGCCGATGGAAGAGCGTTTCAAGGCGCGTCTGAAACTGGCCGACCTGCCGCGCAACTCTTCGGCCACGCGCCTGCACAACCGGTGCCAGGTGTCGGGTCGCCCGAAAGCCTATTACCGTAAACTGAAAATGTCCCGCATTGCGCTTCGCGATCTTGCATCGCGCGGTGAGATTCCGGGCATGGTCAAGTCCAGCTGGTAA
- the rpsH gene encoding 30S ribosomal protein S8, which produces MNDPLGDMLTRIRNAQMRNRSTTRTPASKLRKWVLDVLLSEGYIRGYEEVSSAEGRPEFEVSLKYFDGVPVIKELKRVSKPGRRVYAGAADIPLVRQGLGLAIVSTSQGVMSDAQARQANIGGEVLCTIF; this is translated from the coding sequence ATGAACGATCCTCTCGGCGATATGCTGACACGTATCCGCAACGCGCAGATGCGCAATCGCTCGACCACCCGGACCCCGGCCTCCAAACTCCGCAAATGGGTTTTGGATGTGCTGCTGTCCGAGGGCTATATCCGCGGCTATGAGGAAGTCTCCTCGGCCGAAGGTCGCCCCGAATTTGAAGTGTCGCTGAAATACTTTGATGGCGTTCCCGTGATCAAGGAACTCAAGCGCGTATCAAAGCCCGGCCGTCGCGTTTACGCGGGTGCGGCCGATATCCCGCTGGTCCGTCAGGGCCTGGGGTTGGCGATTGTGTCGACATCGCAAGGTGTCATGTCTGATGCGCAGGCGCGCCAAGCCAATATTGGCGGCGAAGTCCTGTGCACAATTTTCTAG
- the rplF gene encoding 50S ribosomal protein L6 — MSRIGKKPVPLPSGVSASLSGQKVEVKGPKGTRHFQATDDVTITVDGGAVTVKPRGTSKRARQQWGMSRSQIENLVTGVTTGFKKELEINGVGYRAALQGKTLKLALGYSHDVDFDIPEGVTVTVPKPTEITVEGIDQQLVGQVAANIREWRKPEPYKGKGIKYKDEYIFRKEGKKK, encoded by the coding sequence ATGTCACGTATCGGCAAAAAGCCCGTTCCACTGCCAAGCGGTGTTTCCGCTTCGCTGAGCGGCCAGAAGGTTGAAGTGAAGGGGCCGAAGGGCACCCGGCATTTTCAGGCGACTGACGATGTAACAATCACCGTTGATGGTGGTGCGGTCACGGTGAAGCCTCGCGGCACATCCAAGCGCGCCCGCCAGCAATGGGGCATGTCACGCAGCCAGATCGAAAATCTGGTGACCGGCGTTACCACCGGTTTCAAGAAAGAGCTTGAAATCAACGGTGTTGGTTATCGTGCCGCCCTGCAGGGAAAGACCCTGAAACTTGCGCTTGGCTACAGCCATGACGTGGATTTCGACATTCCCGAAGGTGTGACCGTAACTGTCCCGAAGCCGACGGAAATTACCGTTGAAGGGATTGATCAACAGCTTGTCGGCCAGGTTGCGGCGAATATCCGCGAATGGCGTAAGCCCGAGCCCTATAAAGGCAAGGGTATCAAATACAAAGACGAGTATATCTTCCGCAAGGAAGGCAAGAAAAAGTAA
- the rplR gene encoding 50S ribosomal protein L18 produces the protein MANNKRDLFLKRRLRVRNKLRKSADGRPRLSVHRSSKNISVQLIDDAQGVTLASASTLEKELGVVGKNNIEAATKIGAAIAERAKAKGVEVVYFDRGGFLFHGKVKALADAAREGGLKF, from the coding sequence ATGGCGAACAACAAAAGAGACTTGTTCCTGAAACGCCGCCTGCGCGTCCGGAACAAACTGCGCAAGTCGGCCGATGGCCGGCCGCGCCTGTCGGTGCATCGTTCTTCCAAGAACATTTCGGTGCAACTGATCGACGATGCCCAGGGTGTTACCCTGGCTTCGGCCTCGACACTCGAAAAAGAGCTGGGTGTGGTTGGCAAGAACAACATCGAGGCGGCCACGAAAATTGGCGCCGCGATTGCCGAACGCGCCAAAGCCAAGGGCGTCGAAGTGGTCTATTTCGACCGTGGTGGGTTTCTCTTTCACGGGAAGGTAAAGGCTTTGGCCGATGCTGCCCGTGAAGGCGGCCTGAAATTCTAA
- the rpsE gene encoding 30S ribosomal protein S5, with product MAREDNRRDRRDREETPEFADRLVAINRVSKTVKGGKRFGFAALVVVGDQKGRVGYGKGKAKEVPEAIRKATEQAKRKMIRVPLREGRTLHHDSEGRHGAGKVVMRTAPAGTGIIAGGPMRAVFEMLGLQDVVAKSTGSQNPYNMIRATIDGLEKETSPRLVAQRRGKKVADILTRGQQGASAPEVAPEVAEA from the coding sequence ATGGCAAGAGAAGATAATCGCCGGGATCGTCGCGACCGCGAGGAAACACCGGAATTCGCAGACCGCCTTGTGGCGATCAACCGCGTCAGCAAAACGGTAAAAGGCGGTAAACGCTTTGGTTTTGCGGCACTGGTGGTTGTTGGCGATCAGAAGGGCCGCGTCGGCTATGGCAAGGGCAAGGCGAAAGAAGTGCCCGAAGCTATCCGCAAGGCCACCGAGCAGGCCAAACGCAAGATGATCCGCGTGCCGCTGCGCGAGGGTCGCACATTGCACCACGATAGCGAGGGCCGTCACGGCGCCGGTAAAGTGGTCATGCGCACCGCCCCGGCGGGGACCGGCATCATCGCCGGTGGTCCGATGCGTGCGGTTTTTGAAATGCTGGGCCTGCAGGATGTGGTTGCGAAATCAACCGGTTCGCAGAACCCGTATAACATGATCCGCGCCACGATCGATGGCCTGGAAAAGGAAACCAGCCCCCGTTTGGTTGCGCAGCGTCGCGGCAAAAAGGTGGCCGATATCCTGACCCGTGGTCAGCAGGGGGCATCTGCGCCTGAAGTTGCGCCCGAAGTTGCGGAGGCCTAA
- the rpmD gene encoding 50S ribosomal protein L30 produces MAKAKAKTITVKQIGSPIRRPADQRATLVGLGLNKMHKTRILEDTASVRGMVNKIPHLVEIIEEQG; encoded by the coding sequence ATGGCAAAAGCGAAAGCAAAAACCATCACGGTCAAGCAGATTGGCTCGCCAATCCGCCGCCCCGCCGATCAGCGCGCAACGCTGGTTGGTCTTGGTCTGAACAAGATGCACAAAACCCGCATTCTGGAAGACACAGCTTCCGTGCGCGGCATGGTCAACAAGATCCCGCATCTGGTTGAAATCATCGAAGAACAGGGCTAA
- the rplO gene encoding 50S ribosomal protein L15, translating to MKLHELHDNDGASKSKKRKARGPGSGKGKTAGRGIKGQKSRSGVAIGGYEGGQMPLYQRLPKRGFNKPNAKHFAVVNLSILQKFIDAGKIDAKAAITEDLLVESGLVRRKLDGIRLLAKGEIKAKLDITVTGASKAAVEAVEKAGGKVNLPAA from the coding sequence ATGAAACTTCACGAATTGCACGACAATGACGGTGCATCCAAATCCAAGAAGCGCAAAGCCCGTGGCCCCGGTTCGGGCAAGGGTAAAACCGCCGGTCGTGGCATCAAGGGCCAGAAATCCCGTTCGGGTGTGGCGATTGGTGGCTACGAGGGTGGCCAGATGCCGCTTTACCAGCGTCTGCCCAAGCGTGGCTTCAACAAGCCCAATGCCAAGCATTTCGCGGTGGTGAACCTGTCGATCCTGCAGAAATTCATCGACGCTGGCAAGATTGACGCCAAAGCGGCGATCACCGAAGATCTGCTGGTGGAAAGCGGCCTTGTGCGCCGCAAGCTCGACGGCATCCGCCTGCTTGCCAAGGGCGAGATCAAGGCGAAACTCGACATTACAGTGACCGGCGCCTCCAAGGCTGCGGTCGAGGCTGTCGAGAAGGCTGGCGGCAAGGTGAACCTGCCTGCCGCCTAA
- the secY gene encoding preprotein translocase subunit SecY, with protein sequence MASVAEQMAANMSWGTFGKAKELQQRILFAIGLLIVYRIGTFIPVPGIDAVQLKTFFESQQSGIGGILNMFTGGAVSRMAIFALGIMPYISASIIVQLLASMIPAWEQLKKEGEQGRKKLNQYTRFGTVLLAIFQSYAIARGIESQGLAVDPGLYFQAACMITLVGGTLFLMWLGEQITARGIGNGISLIIFVGIVAELPAAIAQFLASGRSGQISTPVILAVIVMVVAVMALVVFVERALRKIHIQYPRRQVGQKMYGGESSHLPIKINPSGVIPAIFATSLLLLPTTATTFAESGTGFWATLAAYMGPGQPLYLLFYAVMIIFFAYFYTANVAFKTEDVADNLKKQGGFVPGIRPGAKTAQYLDYVVTRILVLGSTYLAAVSLLPEILRSQFAIPFYFGGTSLLIVVSVTMDTITQIQSHLLAHQYEGLIEKSKLRGKSRNKARTTRQ encoded by the coding sequence ATGGCATCGGTAGCTGAACAAATGGCCGCAAACATGAGCTGGGGCACCTTTGGCAAGGCCAAGGAATTGCAGCAGCGCATTCTTTTTGCGATTGGATTGCTGATCGTTTATCGCATCGGCACATTCATTCCGGTGCCCGGCATCGACGCGGTGCAACTCAAGACCTTCTTTGAAAGCCAGCAATCGGGCATTGGCGGCATTCTCAACATGTTTACCGGCGGTGCGGTGTCGCGTATGGCGATTTTCGCGCTCGGCATCATGCCCTATATCTCGGCCTCGATCATCGTGCAGCTTCTGGCCTCGATGATCCCCGCCTGGGAACAGTTGAAGAAAGAGGGCGAGCAGGGCCGCAAGAAGCTGAACCAATACACCCGTTTCGGCACGGTATTGCTGGCAATATTCCAATCTTACGCCATTGCCCGAGGGATTGAGAGCCAGGGGCTTGCGGTTGATCCGGGCCTGTATTTTCAGGCCGCCTGCATGATCACGCTGGTCGGCGGCACCCTGTTCCTGATGTGGCTGGGCGAGCAGATTACCGCGCGCGGCATCGGCAATGGCATTTCGCTGATCATCTTTGTCGGCATCGTGGCCGAACTGCCCGCCGCAATCGCGCAATTCCTGGCCTCGGGCCGCTCGGGCCAGATTTCCACCCCGGTCATACTGGCGGTGATTGTCATGGTCGTTGCGGTCATGGCGCTTGTGGTGTTTGTCGAGCGCGCCTTGCGCAAGATCCATATCCAGTATCCGCGCCGCCAGGTCGGGCAGAAAATGTATGGCGGGGAATCGAGCCACCTGCCGATCAAGATCAACCCGTCAGGCGTTATTCCGGCAATTTTTGCAACCTCGTTGCTGCTGCTGCCTACCACCGCCACCACTTTCGCGGAATCCGGCACGGGCTTCTGGGCAACGCTTGCCGCCTATATGGGGCCGGGCCAGCCGCTTTATTTGCTGTTCTACGCGGTGATGATCATTTTCTTCGCCTATTTCTATACCGCAAATGTGGCGTTCAAAACCGAAGACGTGGCCGACAATCTCAAGAAGCAGGGCGGCTTTGTGCCCGGTATTCGCCCCGGTGCAAAAACCGCGCAATATCTGGATTACGTCGTTACGCGCATTCTGGTTCTGGGCTCGACCTATCTTGCTGCGGTAAGCCTTTTGCCCGAGATTTTGCGTTCACAATTCGCAATTCCGTTCTATTTTGGCGGCACGTCGTTGCTGATTGTGGTTTCTGTCACAATGGATACGATCACACAGATTCAGTCGCACCTGCTGGCGCATCAGTATGAAGGGCTGATCGAAAAGTCGAAACTGCGTGGCAAGAGCCGCAACAAGGCAAGGACAACGCGTCAATGA
- a CDS encoding adenylate kinase has translation MNIILLGPPGAGKGTQSHRLVAERDMIQLSTGDMLRAARSSGTAMGKRVAAVMDAGNLVTDEIVIGLIDEQLSNPALDGKGFIFDGFPRTLAQADALGALLDSKGLKLHHVIEMRVDDDALVARITGRFTCSNCGAVYHDETKPTKKHNVCDNCGAVEQFTRRKDDNEDSLRTRLLAYYRDTSPLIGYYYAKGLLDRVDGLGSIDAVAGEIDEILTR, from the coding sequence ATGAATATCATACTGCTAGGACCACCGGGTGCCGGAAAAGGCACGCAATCGCATCGTCTGGTGGCCGAGCGTGATATGATTCAATTGTCGACCGGTGACATGCTGCGCGCGGCGCGCAGTTCCGGCACGGCAATGGGCAAGCGCGTGGCCGCGGTCATGGATGCCGGCAATCTGGTGACCGATGAAATCGTCATTGGCTTGATTGACGAGCAGCTTTCCAACCCCGCGCTCGATGGCAAGGGCTTCATCTTTGATGGCTTTCCCCGCACGCTGGCCCAGGCCGATGCTTTGGGCGCATTGCTCGACAGCAAGGGTTTGAAGCTGCACCATGTCATCGAAATGCGCGTTGATGACGATGCGCTGGTGGCCCGCATCACCGGGCGCTTTACCTGCAGCAATTGCGGCGCGGTCTATCATGACGAAACCAAGCCGACAAAGAAGCACAATGTCTGCGACAATTGCGGCGCGGTCGAGCAGTTCACCCGCCGCAAGGACGATAACGAAGACAGCCTGCGCACGCGCCTGCTGGCCTATTACCGCGATACCTCTCCGCTGATCGGTTATTACTATGCCAAGGGCCTGTTGGACCGGGTTGACGGGCTGGGCAGCATCGACGCTGTTGCCGGTGAAATAGACGAAATACTCACCCGTTAA
- the rpsM gene encoding 30S ribosomal protein S13 produces MARIAGVNIPTNKRVHIALTYIHGIGLKSAQDICEAVGIAQDRRVNDLSDAEVLSIREHIDGNLMVEGDLRRDTQMNIKRLMDLGCYRGLRHRRRLPVRGQRTHTNARTRKGKAVAIAGKKK; encoded by the coding sequence TTGGCACGTATCGCCGGGGTCAACATCCCCACCAATAAACGGGTGCATATCGCACTGACCTATATTCACGGCATTGGCCTGAAATCCGCCCAAGACATTTGCGAGGCTGTTGGCATTGCCCAGGACCGCCGCGTGAATGATCTGTCGGATGCCGAAGTGCTGTCCATCCGCGAGCATATCGATGGCAACCTGATGGTGGAAGGCGACCTGCGCCGCGACACCCAGATGAACATCAAGCGCCTGATGGACCTTGGTTGCTATCGCGGCCTGCGCCACCGCCGCCGTCTGCCTGTTCGTGGCCAGCGCACGCATACCAATGCGCGCACCCGCAAGGGTAAAGCTGTCGCCATTGCCGGCAAGAAGAAATAA
- the rpsK gene encoding 30S ribosomal protein S11 — MAREKVRTKRKERKNISSGVAHINSSFNNTKILISDAQGNAISWSSAGTMGFKGSRKSTPYAAQMAAEDAGKKAQEHGMKTLEVEVQGPGSGRESALRALAAVGLTISSIRDVTPMAHNGCRPPKRRRV; from the coding sequence ATGGCACGCGAAAAAGTTCGGACGAAGCGTAAAGAACGCAAAAATATCTCCTCTGGTGTTGCGCATATCAACTCCAGCTTCAACAACACCAAGATCCTGATCTCCGATGCCCAGGGCAACGCGATTTCCTGGTCTTCGGCAGGCACGATGGGCTTCAAGGGCTCGCGTAAATCCACGCCCTATGCGGCGCAGATGGCGGCTGAAGATGCAGGCAAAAAGGCACAGGAACACGGCATGAAGACGCTGGAAGTTGAAGTGCAGGGCCCCGGTTCGGGCCGTGAAAGCGCGCTGCGCGCTTTGGCTGCGGTTGGTCTGACGATCAGCTCCATCCGCGATGTTACGCCGATGGCCCATAACGGCTGCCGTCCGCCGAAACGCCGCCGCGTTTAA
- a CDS encoding DNA-directed RNA polymerase subunit alpha — MIHKNWQTLIRPQQLDIKAGADPKRIATAIAEPLERGFGLTLGNALRRVLMSSLQGAAITSVQIDNVLHEFSSVAGVREDVTDIVLNLKGVSLKMEVEGPKRVAINATGPGVVTAGDIAETNGIEVLNRDHVICHLDDGASLFMELTVNTGKGYVAAEKLRPEDAPIGLISVDALFSPVKKCSYKVEPTREGQVLDYDKLTLTVETDGSITPEDAIAYGARILQDQLSVFVNFDEPEAAGRADDEDELEFNPLLLKKVDELELSVRSANCLKNDNIVYIGDLIQKTEAEMLRTPNFGRKSLNEIKEVLSAMGLHLGMDIVDWPPENIEDLAKKFEDHF; from the coding sequence ATGATCCACAAGAATTGGCAGACACTTATTCGTCCACAGCAGTTGGACATTAAAGCCGGCGCAGACCCCAAGCGCATTGCAACCGCCATTGCCGAACCACTGGAGCGTGGCTTTGGCCTGACGCTGGGCAACGCCCTGCGCCGTGTGCTGATGTCCTCGTTGCAAGGTGCAGCGATTACTTCGGTGCAGATCGACAATGTGCTGCACGAGTTTTCCTCGGTTGCCGGTGTGCGCGAAGACGTGACCGACATCGTGCTGAACCTCAAGGGCGTGTCGCTTAAAATGGAAGTCGAAGGCCCGAAGCGCGTTGCGATCAACGCAACCGGCCCCGGCGTTGTCACCGCTGGCGACATTGCCGAAACCAACGGTATTGAAGTGCTGAACCGTGACCATGTGATCTGCCACCTCGATGATGGCGCAAGCCTGTTCATGGAGCTGACCGTGAACACCGGCAAGGGCTATGTGGCCGCCGAAAAACTGCGCCCCGAAGATGCGCCGATTGGCCTGATTTCGGTTGATGCGCTGTTTTCTCCCGTCAAGAAATGCTCCTACAAGGTTGAACCGACCCGCGAAGGCCAGGTGCTTGACTATGACAAGCTGACCCTGACCGTTGAAACCGATGGGTCGATCACGCCGGAAGACGCAATCGCCTATGGCGCGCGCATTCTGCAAGACCAGCTTTCGGTCTTTGTGAACTTCGACGAGCCCGAAGCCGCTGGCCGTGCCGATGATGAGGACGAGTTGGAATTCAACCCGCTCCTGCTCAAGAAGGTCGACGAGCTGGAACTTTCCGTGCGTTCGGCAAACTGCCTCAAGAACGACAATATCGTGTATATTGGCGATCTGATTCAGAAAACCGAAGCCGAAATGCTGCGCACCCCCAACTTTGGCCGCAAATCCTTGAACGAGATCAAGGAAGTCCTGTCGGCAATGGGCCTGCATTTGGGTATGGATATTGTTGATTGGCCGCCCGAGAATATCGAAGATCTGGCCAAGAAATTCGAAGACCATTTCTAG
- the rplQ gene encoding 50S ribosomal protein L17 yields MNHGNGYRRLNRTHEHRKAMFSNMANSLIEHEQIKTTLPKAKEMQRIIDKLITLGKRGDLHARRQAFAQLKQEAPVAKLFGTLGPRYAERSGGYCRVMKAGFRYGDMAPMAIIELVDRDPAAKGAADKARLAEEMTMDDDE; encoded by the coding sequence ATGAACCACGGAAACGGCTACCGCCGCCTCAACCGCACCCACGAACACCGCAAGGCGATGTTCTCCAATATGGCAAATTCGCTGATCGAGCATGAGCAGATCAAGACGACCCTGCCCAAAGCCAAAGAGATGCAGCGCATCATCGACAAGCTGATCACCCTTGGCAAACGTGGCGATCTGCACGCCCGCCGTCAGGCTTTCGCACAGCTCAAGCAAGAAGCGCCCGTTGCCAAACTGTTTGGCACACTCGGCCCGCGCTATGCCGAACGTTCGGGCGGTTATTGCCGCGTGATGAAAGCCGGTTTCCGCTATGGCGATATGGCGCCGATGGCGATCATCGAACTGGTCGACCGTGATCCGGCCGCCAAGGGTGCCGCCGACAAGGCTCGTCTTGCCGAAGAAATGACAATGGACGACGACGAATAG
- a CDS encoding replication-associated recombination protein A: protein MADLFDQPGASSSAPRPLADRLRPAKLADVIGQAHLLGKGGSLRTMLDGGNLPSLVFWGPPGVGKTTIARLLADETDLHFVQISAIFTGVPELRKVFEAARIRRQNGKGTLLFVDEIHRFNKAQQDGFLPHMEDGTILLVGATTENPSFELNAALLSRAQVLVLNRLEPKALEQLAARAEKDMGRALPLKPEARSQLLDMADGDGRALLNLMEQIFTWKDVASPEEMAKRLARRAAKYDKSGDEHYNLISALHKSVRGSDPDAALYWLARMLTGGEDPRYLARRITRMAVEDIGLADPAAQRQCLDAWETYERLGSPEGELALAQAVLYLALAPKSNAAYAAYKNALAAARKFGSEPPPKHILNAPTGMMRDQGFGAGYEYDHDAEAGFSGQNYFPETMKRGIYYLPVERGHERELKKRLDYFAKLRSQRNKG from the coding sequence ATGGCTGACCTGTTTGACCAACCCGGCGCTTCAAGTTCAGCGCCACGCCCGCTGGCCGACCGGCTGCGCCCCGCCAAGCTGGCGGATGTCATCGGGCAGGCGCATTTATTGGGCAAGGGAGGCAGCTTGCGCACCATGCTGGATGGCGGCAACCTGCCATCGTTGGTGTTCTGGGGGCCGCCGGGCGTGGGTAAAACCACCATTGCGCGGCTGCTGGCCGATGAAACCGACCTGCATTTCGTGCAGATCAGCGCGATATTCACCGGCGTGCCGGAGTTGCGCAAGGTGTTCGAGGCGGCGCGCATCCGCCGCCAGAATGGCAAGGGCACGCTGCTGTTTGTTGATGAGATCCACCGGTTCAACAAGGCCCAGCAAGACGGGTTTCTGCCGCATATGGAAGATGGCACGATTCTGCTCGTCGGCGCGACCACCGAAAACCCGAGCTTCGAGCTGAATGCCGCGCTGCTGTCGCGCGCGCAGGTTCTGGTGCTGAACCGGCTGGAGCCAAAGGCGCTTGAGCAGCTTGCAGCCCGCGCCGAAAAGGATATGGGCCGCGCCTTGCCACTGAAGCCTGAGGCGCGCAGCCAGTTGCTGGACATGGCCGATGGCGACGGCCGCGCGCTGCTGAACCTGATGGAGCAGATCTTCACCTGGAAAGACGTGGCCAGCCCCGAGGAGATGGCCAAGCGGCTGGCGCGCCGTGCTGCAAAATACGATAAATCGGGCGATGAGCATTACAACCTGATCTCGGCATTGCATAAATCGGTGCGCGGGTCCGACCCGGATGCAGCACTTTACTGGCTCGCCCGGATGCTTACGGGGGGCGAAGACCCGCGTTATCTCGCACGGCGCATCACCCGCATGGCGGTTGAAGATATCGGCCTTGCCGACCCTGCTGCACAGCGCCAATGCCTTGATGCCTGGGAAACCTATGAACGGCTTGGCAGCCCCGAGGGTGAGCTGGCTTTGGCTCAGGCTGTGCTGTATCTGGCGCTCGCGCCCAAGTCGAACGCCGCCTATGCCGCCTACAAGAATGCACTGGCGGCGGCCAGGAAATTCGGCTCGGAACCACCGCCCAAACATATTCTGAATGCCCCAACCGGCATGATGAGGGACCAAGGCTTTGGTGCGGGCTATGAATATGACCATGATGCCGAGGCCGGGTTTTCGGGGCAGAACTACTTTCCCGAAACCATGAAGCGCGGCATTTACTATTTGCCGGTCGAGCGTGGCCACGAGCGCGAGCTTAAAAAGCGGCTCGACTATTTTGCCAAGCTGCGCAGCCAGCGCAACAAGGGCTAA